One Eisenibacter elegans DSM 3317 genomic window, CGAGAAGACGATGGTGCGCTTTTTGGGAGGCTTTTGCTCGAAATCAACCAAGCGGGATTGAGTTGGGAGTTGATGTTGCGCAAAGAAGCGCACTTTAGGCAGGCATACGCACAGTTTTCGGTGGCCAAGGTTGCTGCGTTTGATGCAGCGGATGAGGCAAGGCTTTTGGCCGACGCGGGGATTGTTCGCAACCGCCTCAAAGTAGCTGCTGCTATTTACAACGCCAAGGTAATCTTACAATTACAACAAAGCCACGGCTCGTTTGAGCAGTGGATATTGGCACACCACCCCCTCCCTAAAGAGCAGTGGGTGAAACTATTCAAGCAGCATTTTAAGTTTATGGGAGGCGAGATTGTGGGCGAATTTCTGATGAGTATCGGTATTTTGCCCGGTGCCCATCAACCAAATTGCCCCGTGTATGCCCAAGTATTGGCTGCTAAACCGGCTTGGGCCGAGCACACATAATAAAGCCCCTTTTTTTGTCAACAATAAAAATCAGCCTTAAACGAACAATGCCTGCTATACCCATCCTTTTTCGTTTTTGCCCGCTAAACGCGGTATATGTGTTGGCCTTGATATGTTTGGGTATGGTTAACGCCTACAGCCAAGCAGACTCAAGCAAGAAGTTACACAGCCACTTACACATAGATCTCGAAGATCCGCTGAAGGCGCTGAAAGGCAAACGGGCACTGATTTATGGCTTAGACAACCGTCAGACCCTCATCAGAGGGCAGGCCTCTACCATCTGGGGAGGCTACACAGGGGTCAGTTTTAGCAACAAACTACGCCTCAAAGCCGGAGTCAGTGTGGTATGGCTAGACCAAAACCTCGATACCGAAGAAGAGGGTATGAGACAACAAAGCACCCGATGGCTATTGACTACCTTGGGAGAAGAGTTTGATTTTCTCATCATCGGGCGGTTTCGGCTGACAGCCTACGGGCAGATGGGCCTAGGGTTTGATTTTCTCAGAAACCAAACTGCGCAAAACCCCGAGGCGGGCTTCGAACAAAATCCACTCATCACTCTGGAGTTGGGCAGCCATGCTAACTATTACGTCTGGCCTTGGGCAGCCCTAAAGGTGGGCGGAGGTTGGAGAGGTGCTGCTCCTAGGGCACAGCGCCACCTAGGCGGACTATACCTCAAGTTGGCCGTAGGGTTAGACACTACTTTTGTGTTGCGTAAGCTACACTTGGCTAAGCCCAAAGAAGAATGATAACAAAATTTACTTTATTACAGGACTAAGAGGGTTTATTTTATGGACAATCAACGGGTTTTAATACACATACTGCCCAAACCAATACCCTCAATACCATCACACATCACTGCTTATGCGCCATTTTCAGCCCACTTATGCTCCGCCTTCGCCTCAAGTCTTGCGGGTTGGCAATCACCTCCTCGACCTCAGCCGCCCCCTAGTGATGGGGATTCTCAATGTAACCCCTGATTCTTTTTTTGATGGAGGGCGCTACACCCAAACCGATGCGCTCTTGACTCAGGCTCAGCAAATGATAACTCAAGGTGCTGCCTTACTCGATATAGGTGCGTACTCCTCGCGCCCTCAAGCCGACAATATCAGCCCTGCCGAAGAGCTCAAACGTCTACTTCCCGCCATCGAAGCACTCCGAGCTACCTACCCGGAGGTACTCCTCTCGGTCGATACCTTTAGGGCTTCGGTAGCTGAGGAAGCCCTCAAAGCCGGAGCAGCCATTATCAATGACATCAGCGGCGGGCAAGCCGACGAACAAATGTATGCCGTGTTGGCCCGTTATCAAGTGCCTTATGTCTTGATGCATATGCGCGGCACTCCCCAAACAATGCAACAACTTACCCAGTATGAGCATCTACTACCCGAATTAGTAGCCTATTTCCAAAAAAAAATAGCTATCTTGCAGCACAAAGGTGTTTCCGAAATCATCGTTGACCCGGGTTTTGGCTTTGCAAAAACTATTCCCCAAAATTTTGCTTTGTTGAAACATTTGGCCACCTTGCATATACTCGAAAAGCCGCTTTTGGTAGGTATCTCCCGTAAGTCTATGATTTACAAAACCCTTGGCCACCCTGATGCAAGCACTGCCCTCAATGGCACTACCGCGCTACATAGCTTGGCCTTGCTTGGCGGGGCACACATTTTGCGCGTGCATGACGTACAAGCCGCGAAAGAAGTCGTTACACTGATGGAAAGCTTTTGGGAGGCAAGTTAAAATTAGGGTATCACCGATTTGAAAAGAACCACTGCGAATGACAATCATCAACTTTAGTATAGGATTCTTGGAGGTCTCGTGGGCAGATATACTTGATATTCTGCTGGTGGGGTTGCTTATATATAAAATTTATAAGTGGTCGAAAGGAAGCGTAGCTTCCAAAATCTTGATTGGCATTTTGGCGATATATGGTATCTACCTAGGGGTGGATGCGCTCGGAATGGAGCTATTGAGCAGCATTTTTGGGCAGTTTATCAATGTTGGTGGGATTGCAGCGCTTATTTTATTCCAACAAGAAATCCGCAAATTTTTACTTTTTGTAGGCAAGATTGAGTTTTTTAGACGCAACCAGTTTTTCAGAACAGTATTCAAAGGTACTTTTTTACAGGCCAGCCCTATTGATATTCAGGCGATTGTAGAGGCTATGCACGAAATGGCCACACACCACCACAACGGAAAGTTTGAGCCTATGGGCGCGCTGATGGTCATTGCACGCAGCTCTGACCTGAGCCACTATGTAGAGTCTGGTGATATGCTCGATGCCAATATCAACAAGCGCTTGCTGCTCTCTATCTTCAACAAGCTCAGCCCCCTACACGATGGAGCCGTCATCATCGACAAGAATGGGCGTTTGGTAGCGGCGCGTTGTATCTTGCCAGTATCCGAAAACCCTGAGATTCCCGCACAGATGGGGCTGCGACATCGGGCGGCTATCGGCGTTGCAGAGGTAACCGATGCCTTGGTTTTGGTAGTTTCGGAAGAACGCGGGAGTATGTCTTTGGTCAAAAATGGACAAATCCAGACCAATCTCACCGCAGAGCAGCTCTATCAAAAGCTTAACTTTGCCCTCAACGAAGAGCAACGCGACCAAACCGACCCCACTGCCACAGCCAGCACAGTAGCGCCTGAAGATAAGGTAACCGCCCCTGCCACCAGCCCCAAAGAGTAATTTTTTGTAAAAATATATGCTATGATTGCCTCGCCCTGCTGCTTGATATTATTGGGAATGCCGGCCTCGGGCAAGAGCACCTTGGGGCAAAGATTGGCACAAAAGCAAGGCTGGCATTTTGTGGATTTAGACCACGCCATCGCCACACACTATGGTGCAAGCATAGGCCAAATATTTGCACAAGAAGGAGAACAGGAATTCAGAAAGTTGGAAGCCCAAACGCTCAGAAACTTGCGCTTTGGCGACAATACCGTGCTGTCGGTAGGTGGGGGAACACCTTGCTTCCATCAAAATATCGCGTATCTCAACACCTTGGGTTACACAGTATTTGTAGATACGCCGCTGCCAGTGATTGTGGAGCGCACCTTGGCTGCCCCCGACGAGCGCCCTTTGTATCAAGGGCTTTCTGTAGATGCAGTAACACAAAAAGTAGACGCTTTGTATCAAGCAAGGCTACCGTATTATCTCCAAGCCCGATACCGCTACGTACCATAGGGGGTGTCCTTATCGATACGCTTGAACCAACCCTTGGATAACGCCAAACGAGAAGCCTCTACCCGATTGCTCACACCAAGCTTGCGGTAAATATTACTGACGTGCTTTTGTACTGTGCTGACGGCAATGTGGATATCGGCGGCCATTTCTTTGGCGCTCTGACCCGTAATCAGGCGCTGAAGCACCTCTTTCTCGCGCTCTGTCAATGGAATTTCTGACTCAGTTGCGTGGTTGCGCACCAAGTGCTCGCGGAGATACTTAAAAGTCGTACTCGTGATTTTGGGAGAGGTGTAGGAGTGTCCATCGGCCAAAGCCTGAATAATTTGTGGCAGCTCGTGTACCTGGATGTTATTTTTGAGGATATAACCGTTGGCTCCGGCATAGATACTGTCCAGAATATATTGTGCGCTCTCGTGTACACTCAAAATCGCCACCACAATGTCGCTGTGAAGCTTGAGTAATTGTTTAGTGGTATCAACACCATTCAACTCAGGCATCTCCAAATCCATCAAAACTACTTGGGGTTTCAGGGGAAGGGTGGGTAGCGCCTGCAAAAAAGCCTTACCGTCGGGGCTAGTCAATACCACGTCGAGTTGTTTGTACCCGGAGAGGGTTTTTTCTAAATATTCTCGGAAAGGTTGATGATCTTCTACGATGGCAACAGTCGTTTTTCTGTCGTCAGTAACTCTCATATATCAGCGTTGGGGTAAAATATCTTATGCTTGCAATTCAAACACAAACCGACAATCAAAAGTACAAAAAGCCCTCACAGGCATAAATACCTAAAAATATGTATTTTGACCTAAACTATGTTCCTACTTACATCCCTGCCTTGCGGCTGGACGGTCGTAAATGAATAGCAAGGGACATACAATCAGGTACTTAGTGCGAGCCTGTCTCGTACTTTGTACATTATTTAATAAGGAGGTTTGGTAGCAAGCCTTACGGCATTTCAGTACAAATTCTACCTGTGAAACAGTGAACTTACACCTAATGCGGCCGTGGCTTGTGAGGTTTGGCCAATCAGTGAGGGATGTTTCGAAGAAGGTGTTGAGGAGCCTCTGTAGTGAAGCCTTAGGAGTATGGCTAGGTAATATATAATGAAATGTGTGGTAGAATAAGCCTGCTTATCCAAAATAGGCACATATTCATTACTTCGTTATAAACGCAAACATAATACTTTGGGCTGGGAAAGCAGGTGGTTTTTAGAGGAATAGGCACTTTTGGACGATAAAAACAATGTTTGAACAGATAAAAGCAACCAGATGGTATTATCTCGGCTATTATTATGAGCCTATATTGCGCATCTGGTAAGAGTTTGCTAATTTTATAAAAATACGTCTCTCTTCTGCTTTGAAGTATGCACAAAAAACCTCAATTTTGCCCTTCAAATAATAGCCTCGTGAAGCACGACCCGTCTGTATGAAAAAACTACCCACTGTCTCCGAAGTATACGAAAACTGGTTTTTAGATTATGCCTCTTATGTAATATTGGAGCGCGCGGTCCCGGCCATCGAAGATGGACTAAAACCGGTACAACGCCGCATTTTGCACGCGATGTACAGTATGGAGGATGGGCGCTACCACAAGGTGGCCAATATTATCGGGCAAGCCATGCAATACCACCCCCACGGAGATGCCTCCATAGGGGAGGCCTTGGTCAACCTAGGGCAAAAAAACCTACTTATTGATACACAAGGCAACTGGGGCGACATCAACACCGGCGATAGCGCTGCCGCACCACGCTATATTGAGGCGCGGCTCTCGAAGTTTGCGCTCGACGTAACCTTCAATCCCAAAACTACACGCTGGCAGCAGTCGTATGATGGGCGCAAGAAAGAGCCTATAACCCTTCCCGTAAAATTTCCCCTGCTGCTGGCTCAAGGGGTAGAGGGGATTGCAGTGGGGTTGTCGACCAAGATTATGCCCCACAACTTCTGTGAGCTGATAGAGGCATGCATCGAGGTGCTCAAAGGCAAACCTACCAATATCTTACCTGATTTTCCTACCGGAGGCATCGTTGATTGTACGCAATACAATGGCGGTAGCCGAGGCAGCCGCATCAAAGTACGCGCCCGCATCGAAGAGCTGGACAAAAAGACCCTCGTTGTAAGAGATTTGCCCTTCGGAACAACTACTACCAGCCTCATCGACTCCGTCCTGAAGGCCAATGACGCTGGTAAAATAAAGATTAAAAACATTACAGACAATACTGCACAGGATGTCGAAATACTAATACAGCTCACCCCCGGCAGCGACCCCGAAGTAACCAAACAAGCACTCTATGCCTTTACCTCCTGTGAGATCAGTATTTCGCCCAATGCCTGTGTGATTGTGGATGATAAGCCTATGTTTATGGATGTCAACGATATCCTCAAGGCCAATGTAGACCATACTACCGCCCTCTTGGAACAAGAGCTGCGTATCCAAAAAGGAGAACTACAAGAGAAAATACTCTATGGTTCACTAGAAAAAATATTTATCGAAAATCGCATCTATCGCGATATCGAAGAAGCTGAAACTTGGGAACAGGTTTTGCAGATTATTGACAAAGGACTGACCCCTTACAAGGCGCAGTTTTATCGCGAAATTACCCAAGAGGACATCGTCCGCCTGACCGAAATCAAAATCAAACGCATCTCTAAGTTTGATACCTTCAAGGCCGATGAGCAAATGCGTGCCCACCAAGAAACCCTGACGCAAGTAGAAGATGACCTCCAAAACATTGTCCGCTATGCAACAAAGTACTTCAAAGAGCTGCTCAAAAAATATGGTAAAGGACGCGAACGCAAAACCAAACTGGATACGTTCGACAAAATCGACGCAACCGAGGTCATCATCAACAACCAAAAGCTGTATGTAAACCGTAAGGACGGCTTCATTGGCTATGGCCTCAAAAAAGACGAATTTGTCAGTGAGTGCTCCGACCTAGACGAAATCTTGGCTTTCCGTCGCGATGGCAACTATGTCGTCAAAAAAATCAATGAGAAGGTCTTTATGGGGCGCGAAATCATCTACACCGCTGTTTTTAACAAAGAAACACAGGGCTATTTTTATAATCTGATTTACAAAGACGGCAAAACAGGGCAGACCTTCGCCAAACGTTTCCAAATCAACACCGCCATCAGGGAGCGCGACTATGATATGACCCGCCGCAACCCCAACTCCGAAGTGCTCTACCTCAGCGTCAGCCCCGACAATAAGGGCGAAATTGTGTTGGTAGAGCTAGTTACAGGCTTTACCAAGCAAGACAAGGTGTTTGAGGTCAATTTTGATGTTATCGAAATTGGCTCCAAAACCAGCATCGGCAAGCGCATTACCAAATATCCTATCCGTGGGATAGAGCTTAGCCCCAAAAGCCTCCTCTCAATGAAGGGCAAAAAAGTATGGAGCCCTTGGAAACAAGAGGATGATGCGCTTTTTGGAGATGAGGACGAATAGCCTCTGCTGCCCATCACTAACCCGAAGTCCTCGAGAGTGCACCGATGCCTCTTGAAGGCTTTGTTGTTGGTAGACAATTCGCCGTACTTTTTGGCTTGACAATGCCAAAAGATGTGCCCAAACAAGGGTAGAAATACAAAGTTTTGTAACTTGGGGTTGGAATTATGTTTTTCAAACTAACTTACTCCAATGAACCAAATACCTCCTACTATGAAAGCTTTGGTGTTGCAAGACAACCCCGAGGCGCGTATCGAACTTAAGACCAATTACCCCACTCCTACACTCAAAGCAGGGCAGGCGCTCATAAAGCTCAAAACAGCAGCCCTTAACCACCGCGACCAATGGTGTAGGGAAGGAATGTACCCTGGGCTGCGTTATCCTTCTATCCTAGGCTCTGACGGCTGTGGTACGGTGGTGGCGGTAGCCGATGAGGCCGACCAACACTGGGTGGGTAAGGATGTACTGATGAACCCCAACGTCAACTGGGGGGACAATCCAGCCTTTCAGTCGCTCAATTATAGTATCTTAGGAATGCCTACCGATGGTACTTTTGCCGAGTATCTTGCCTTACCTGCTCACCGCCTACACGAAAAACCCGCCTACCTCAGCGACGAGGCTGCCGCCGCCATTCCCTTAGCCGCCCTGACGGCCTATCGGGCTGTGTTTACCAAAGGCTTGGCCGCCAATGGCAGCAAAGTACTTGTTACGGGCATTGGTGGAGGCGTGGCGCAGTTTGCCTTCCAACTAGCACAGGCCGCCGGAGCAAAAGTATATGTAACATCGGGCAGCGATGAAAAGCTCGACCAGATGCGCCAAGCCGGCGCTGCCGGAGCCGTCAACTACAAAGACCCTCAGTGGGTCAAGACCCTCATCAAAGCAGAGCCTATGGGCTTTCATACCATCATTGACAGTGCCGGAGGCGATGCTTTTGGGGAGTTGGCCAAAATGTTGGCTCAAGGGGGAACAATGGTCGTCTATGGAACTACCGCCGGCAAGCCCTCAGGAATTCACCTGCCACGCCTCTTTTTCTCTCAGGCCAGTATCACAGGTAGCACGATGGGCAACGACCAAGAGTTTGTCGATATGCTCGCTTTTATGGCAAAGCACCAAATTCAGCCGTTGGTCAGCTCTGTTCGCCCACTCGATGATATTGTCAGTGCCTTTGATGAGATGGATCAAGGCCGACAGTTTGGCAAGCTCGTCATCCGCATTAGTGAATAACGCACTGCCGCCTAAGGGCACCTTAAATATCTCATCAGATACATTCTTGAAGCCAGATGAGAATCATTAAGGAATATGGGATTTCAAAAAAAGCCCCTCCAAAACGACTTGGAAGGGCTTTTTGCATCATATAGGCTCTGCTTATCGTAGGGCGGGGAAGACCGCAGGGTCGGCTTCGTGCATCAGGCTGTAAGCCGCCTCAAAAACATCATCTACACTGGGCTTAGAGAAATAATCGCCATCGGAGCCATAGGCCGGTCTGTGGGGCTGGGCACTAATAGT contains:
- a CDS encoding response regulator, encoding MRVTDDRKTTVAIVEDHQPFREYLEKTLSGYKQLDVVLTSPDGKAFLQALPTLPLKPQVVLMDLEMPELNGVDTTKQLLKLHSDIVVAILSVHESAQYILDSIYAGANGYILKNNIQVHELPQIIQALADGHSYTSPKITSTTFKYLREHLVRNHATESEIPLTEREKEVLQRLITGQSAKEMAADIHIAVSTVQKHVSNIYRKLGVSNRVEASRLALSKGWFKRIDKDTPYGT
- a CDS encoding shikimate kinase, whose protein sequence is MIASPCCLILLGMPASGKSTLGQRLAQKQGWHFVDLDHAIATHYGASIGQIFAQEGEQEFRKLEAQTLRNLRFGDNTVLSVGGGTPCFHQNIAYLNTLGYTVFVDTPLPVIVERTLAAPDERPLYQGLSVDAVTQKVDALYQARLPYYLQARYRYVP
- a CDS encoding DNA-3-methyladenine glycosylase I; translated protein: MSYCAYVKSLTEADNLHKIYHDQHYGFPIREDDGALFGRLLLEINQAGLSWELMLRKEAHFRQAYAQFSVAKVAAFDAADEARLLADAGIVRNRLKVAAAIYNAKVILQLQQSHGSFEQWILAHHPLPKEQWVKLFKQHFKFMGGEIVGEFLMSIGILPGAHQPNCPVYAQVLAAKPAWAEHT
- the cdaA gene encoding diadenylate cyclase CdaA, whose translation is MTIINFSIGFLEVSWADILDILLVGLLIYKIYKWSKGSVASKILIGILAIYGIYLGVDALGMELLSSIFGQFINVGGIAALILFQQEIRKFLLFVGKIEFFRRNQFFRTVFKGTFLQASPIDIQAIVEAMHEMATHHHNGKFEPMGALMVIARSSDLSHYVESGDMLDANINKRLLLSIFNKLSPLHDGAVIIDKNGRLVAARCILPVSENPEIPAQMGLRHRAAIGVAEVTDALVLVVSEERGSMSLVKNGQIQTNLTAEQLYQKLNFALNEEQRDQTDPTATASTVAPEDKVTAPATSPKE
- a CDS encoding quinone oxidoreductase family protein produces the protein MNQIPPTMKALVLQDNPEARIELKTNYPTPTLKAGQALIKLKTAALNHRDQWCREGMYPGLRYPSILGSDGCGTVVAVADEADQHWVGKDVLMNPNVNWGDNPAFQSLNYSILGMPTDGTFAEYLALPAHRLHEKPAYLSDEAAAAIPLAALTAYRAVFTKGLAANGSKVLVTGIGGGVAQFAFQLAQAAGAKVYVTSGSDEKLDQMRQAGAAGAVNYKDPQWVKTLIKAEPMGFHTIIDSAGGDAFGELAKMLAQGGTMVVYGTTAGKPSGIHLPRLFFSQASITGSTMGNDQEFVDMLAFMAKHQIQPLVSSVRPLDDIVSAFDEMDQGRQFGKLVIRISE
- a CDS encoding DNA gyrase/topoisomerase IV subunit A; the encoded protein is MKKLPTVSEVYENWFLDYASYVILERAVPAIEDGLKPVQRRILHAMYSMEDGRYHKVANIIGQAMQYHPHGDASIGEALVNLGQKNLLIDTQGNWGDINTGDSAAAPRYIEARLSKFALDVTFNPKTTRWQQSYDGRKKEPITLPVKFPLLLAQGVEGIAVGLSTKIMPHNFCELIEACIEVLKGKPTNILPDFPTGGIVDCTQYNGGSRGSRIKVRARIEELDKKTLVVRDLPFGTTTTSLIDSVLKANDAGKIKIKNITDNTAQDVEILIQLTPGSDPEVTKQALYAFTSCEISISPNACVIVDDKPMFMDVNDILKANVDHTTALLEQELRIQKGELQEKILYGSLEKIFIENRIYRDIEEAETWEQVLQIIDKGLTPYKAQFYREITQEDIVRLTEIKIKRISKFDTFKADEQMRAHQETLTQVEDDLQNIVRYATKYFKELLKKYGKGRERKTKLDTFDKIDATEVIINNQKLYVNRKDGFIGYGLKKDEFVSECSDLDEILAFRRDGNYVVKKINEKVFMGREIIYTAVFNKETQGYFYNLIYKDGKTGQTFAKRFQINTAIRERDYDMTRRNPNSEVLYLSVSPDNKGEIVLVELVTGFTKQDKVFEVNFDVIEIGSKTSIGKRITKYPIRGIELSPKSLLSMKGKKVWSPWKQEDDALFGDEDE
- the folP gene encoding dihydropteroate synthase; this encodes MRHFQPTYAPPSPQVLRVGNHLLDLSRPLVMGILNVTPDSFFDGGRYTQTDALLTQAQQMITQGAALLDIGAYSSRPQADNISPAEELKRLLPAIEALRATYPEVLLSVDTFRASVAEEALKAGAAIINDISGGQADEQMYAVLARYQVPYVLMHMRGTPQTMQQLTQYEHLLPELVAYFQKKIAILQHKGVSEIIVDPGFGFAKTIPQNFALLKHLATLHILEKPLLVGISRKSMIYKTLGHPDASTALNGTTALHSLALLGGAHILRVHDVQAAKEVVTLMESFWEAS